A single window of Nyctibius grandis isolate bNycGra1 chromosome 16, bNycGra1.pri, whole genome shotgun sequence DNA harbors:
- the SPACA9 gene encoding sperm acrosome-associated protein 9 isoform X2 — MNEVKEALRNIEQKKYKLFLQQQFTFIGALQHTRENAHDLIGPVASIGQVQSYMDHHCNNSTDRRILNLFLNICNDLSELCYRLETVCSGNNITNSILERCKLLLSHSNDLSTIRATYPHDVVNHLSCEEAKNRYGGVVSLIPIVLDCMKEWVSHMEKLPQHRLYNAN, encoded by the exons ATGAACGAGGTAAAGGAGGCTCTAAGAAACATAGAGCAGAAGAAGTACAAgctcttcctgcagcagcagtttaCGTTTATTGGAGCACTGCAACACACCCGGGAGAACGCACACGACTTGATCGGACCTGTGGCAAGCATCGGCCAG GTACAGTCCTACATGGACCATCACTGTAACAACTCCACGGACAGGCGCATCCTCAACCTGTTCCTAAACATCTGTAATGATCTAAGCGAGCTCTGCTACCGGCTGGAAACCGTGTGTTCTGGTAACAACATCACCAATAGCATTTTGGAGAGATGCAAGCTGCTGCTTAGCCACAGCAACGATCTGAGCACCATCCGAGCTAC ATACCCCCATGACGTTGTGAATCACCTGAGCTGTGAGGAAGCAAAGAATCGCTATGGAGGTGTGGTGAGCCTCATCCCCATCGTTCTAGACTGCATGAAGGAGTGGGTATCCCACATGGAGAAGCTGCCACAGCACAGGCTGTATAAT GCAAATTAG
- the SPACA9 gene encoding sperm acrosome-associated protein 9 isoform X1 produces MNEVKEALRNIEQKKYKLFLQQQFTFIGALQHTRENAHDLIGPVASIGQVQSYMDHHCNNSTDRRILNLFLNICNDLSELCYRLETVCSGNNITNSILERCKLLLSHSNDLSTIRATYPHDVVNHLSCEEAKNRYGGVVSLIPIVLDCMKEWVSHMEKLPQHRLYNVSGGSATSEKRAPQDAPARAAISQMPPSLHLEAQTSTSNKDNTQVQRSKHVRKKHLNAIKNHSRKVKDPWKPPGRHAF; encoded by the exons ATGAACGAGGTAAAGGAGGCTCTAAGAAACATAGAGCAGAAGAAGTACAAgctcttcctgcagcagcagtttaCGTTTATTGGAGCACTGCAACACACCCGGGAGAACGCACACGACTTGATCGGACCTGTGGCAAGCATCGGCCAG GTACAGTCCTACATGGACCATCACTGTAACAACTCCACGGACAGGCGCATCCTCAACCTGTTCCTAAACATCTGTAATGATCTAAGCGAGCTCTGCTACCGGCTGGAAACCGTGTGTTCTGGTAACAACATCACCAATAGCATTTTGGAGAGATGCAAGCTGCTGCTTAGCCACAGCAACGATCTGAGCACCATCCGAGCTAC ATACCCCCATGACGTTGTGAATCACCTGAGCTGTGAGGAAGCAAAGAATCGCTATGGAGGTGTGGTGAGCCTCATCCCCATCGTTCTAGACTGCATGAAGGAGTGGGTATCCCACATGGAGAAGCTGCCACAGCACAGGCTGTATAATGTAAGTGGTGGAAGTGCTACCTCTGAGAAGAGGGCACCCCAGGATGCACCAGCTAGGGCAGCCATTTCCCAAATGCCACCTTCTCTGCACCTTGAGGCTCAGACCTCAACTAGTAACAAAGATAATACACAAGTGCAGAGGAGTAAGCATGTGCGGAAGAAGCACCTGAATGCCATAAAAAATCACAGCAGGAAAGTTAAGGATCCCTGGAAACCACCAGGTAGACATGCCTTTTAA